A single genomic interval of Gossypium raimondii isolate GPD5lz chromosome 11, ASM2569854v1, whole genome shotgun sequence harbors:
- the LOC105803417 gene encoding glucose-6-phosphate 1-dehydrogenase, chloroplastic, which produces MAAQITPPPSSSSSSLAFSSEFNVWKPMRCCFFKWVSQVCPRIRPTNHFRIKSSNGHPLNAVSMQGGMDGSPLAKGINPEEQEEFFIDILDKEEALSTLSITVVGASGDLAKKKIFPALFALYYEDCLPKNFIVFGYARTKLTDEELRNIISTTLTCRIDKRENCKDKMEQFLKRCFYHSGEYNSEENFAELDSKLKKKEAGKLSNRLFYLSIPPNIFVDVVRCASMMASSANGWTRVIVEKPFGRDSESSAELTRCLKKYLTEDQIFRIDHYLGKELVENLSVLRFSNLIFEPLWSRNYIRNVQFIFSEDFGTEGRGGYFDNYGIIRDIMQNHLLQILALFAMETPVSLDAEDIRNEKVKVLRSMKPLELEDVIIGQYKGHNKGGRAYPGYTDDSTVPKNSITPTFAAAALFINNARWDGVPFLMKAGKALHRKRAEIRVQFRHVPGNLYKRNFGTDLDKATNELVLRVQPDEAIYLKINNKVPGLGMRLDRSDLNLLYRARYPTEIPDAYERLLLDAIAGERRLFIRSDELDAAWSLFTPLLKELEAKKISPELYPYGSRGPVGAHYLAAKYNVRWGDVGGEDD; this is translated from the exons ATGGCTGCACAGATTACTCCTCctccttcttcatcttcttcttcacttGCCTTCTCTTCTGAATTCAATGTTTGGAAGCCAATGAGATGTTGTTTCTTTAAATGGGTTTCTCAAGTTTGCCCCAGAATCCGTCCAACCAACCATTTCCGGATCAAATCCTCTAATGGACATCCATTAAATGCTGTTTCTATGCAGGGTG GTATGGACGGAAGCCCTTTGGCGAAAGGGATCAACCCTGAAGAACAAGAAGAATTTTTCATCGACATCTTGGACAAAGAGGAAGCACTGTCTACACTCAGCATAACTGTTGTTGGAGCTTCAGGGGACCTTGCTAAGAAGAAAATTTTCCCCGCACTTTTTGCTCTTTACTATGAAGATTGCCTTCCTAAG AACTTTATAGTTTTCGGTTATGCTCGTACTAAACTCACAGATGAAGAGCTCAGGAACATCATTAGCACAACTTTAACTTGTCGAATCGATAAGAG GGAAAATTGTAAAGATAAAATGGAGCAGTTCCTGAAGAGATGCTTTTACCATTCAGGTGAATATAATTCCGAGGAGAATTTTGCTGAACTAGACAGCAAGCTGAAAAAGAAAGAG GCTGGAAAACTGTCAAACAGGTTATTTTACTTGTCGATACCTCCAAATATATTCGTGGATGTGGTGAGATGTGCCAGCATGATGGCCTCTTCAGCAAACGGCTGGACAAGGGTCATTGTTGAAAAGCCATTTGGCCGTGACTCAGAGTCCTCGGCTGAGCTAACAAGATGTCTGAAAAAGTATCTAACTGAGGATCAGATATTCAG GATTGACCATTACTTGGGTAAGGAGCTTGTTGAGAACCTCTCAGTGCTTCGCTTCTCGAATCTTATTTTCGAACCTTTATGGTCAAGGAATTATATCCGCAATGTGCAATTCATATTTTCTGAAGACTTTGGTACCGAAGGACGAGGAGG TTATTTTGATAATTACGGGATCATACGGGACATAATGCAAAATCATCTCCTGCAAATACTGGCACTATTTGCAATGGAGACCCCTGTCAGCTTAGATGCTGAGGACATTAGGAATGAAAAG GTAAAGGTTCTGAGATCAATGAAACCATTGGAACTAGAAGATGTCATCATTGGTCAGTATAAGGGCCACAACAAGGGTGGTAGAGCATATCCAGGTTACACCGATGACTCAACTGTACCGAAGAACAGTATAACGCCTACATTTGCAGCAGCAGCTTTGTTTATCAATAATGCTAGATGGGATGGTGTCCCTTTTCTCATGAAGGCCGGAAAAGCTTTGCATCGGAAGCG GGCGGAGATCAGAGTTCAGTTCAGACACGTTCCAGGTAATTTGTACAAGCGTAATTTCGGAACTGATTTGGACAAGGCTACAAATGAGCTTGTGCTGCGTGTGCAACCTGATGAAGCCATTTATCTGAAGATCAATAACAAAGTTCCTGGTCTTGGAATGAGATTAGACCGCAGTGACCTTAATTTGCTTTATCGAGCCAG GTATCCAACAGAAATCCCAGATGCATATGAGAGGTTGCTCTTAGATGCTATAGCAGGGGAGCGAAGGTTGTTCATTAGAAGCGATGAGCTCGACGCTGCTTGGTCACTGTTTACGCCGTTGTTGAAAGAACTTGAAGCAAAAAAGATTTCTCCAGAACTATACCCTTATGGGAGCAGAGGACCCGTCGGAGCACATTATCTTGCAGCCAAGTACAATGTTCGGTGGGGTGATGTCGGGGGTGAAGACGACTAA
- the LOC105803416 gene encoding putative pentatricopeptide repeat-containing protein At5g09950 translates to MLRFLFLSTQIPMRVTCNSTLAFTSFAPSLFTTSATNQHLCRPHVLHSLINPSLPSSIPLENLLTHYKTSQSQLSSPPFSASSFELRESLVTRYRDSRSLTDAKEFHLQVLKHGFNEDLYLSNSVINVYVRAGDLLSARKVFDEMHERNPVTWACLISGYNQNGMPNEACEVFKEMISMGVWPTHYAFGSVLRACQELGPCGLQFGLQIHGMISKSQYSFDVVVCNVMISMYGSCLGSIADARRIFDDIQAKNSISWNSVISVYSQTGDPVSAFKLFTRMQTECIGSSFNPDEYTFGSLITAACSSINFGLCLLEQMLSTITKSGFLSDLYVGSALVNGFASFGLTNYATKIFGQMSSRNVVSMNGLMVGLVRQKCGEEAAKVFMEMMNLVDVNFDSYSILLSSFSEFSELEHGRRKGREVHSYLIRRGLDDTVVPLGNGLIKMYTRCGDITAATSVFRLMVNKDLVSWNTMISGLDQNQCFEDAVSTFYGMRRTGLMPSNYTVISALSSCASLGWRINGQQIHGEALKLGLDVDVSVSNALLALYATIGGPPECKNIFSLMLDHDLVSWNSVIGALADSESSVPEAVKCFLDMMYYGWVPNKITFINILVAASSLSLSKLNHQIHALVIKHCLANDRSIENALLACYGKCGEMDECEKIFSRMSERRDEASWNSMISGYIHNELLDKAVHLAWFMMQKGQKLDGFTFATVLSACASVATLEHGMEVHACSIRACLESDVVVGSAIIDMYSKCGRIDYASRFFNMMPVRNVYSWNSMISGYARHGHGDKALELFMRMKLDGQLPDHVTFVGVLSACSHVGLVDEGFSHFSSMKEVYGLAPKMEHFSCMVDLLGRAGELDKIEDFINTMPMKPNVLIWRTVLGACCRTNGQKTELGRKAAEMLFELEPQNAANYVLLANMYASGGNWDGVAEARVAMKKAAAKKEAGCSWVKMKDGVHVFVAGDKSHPDNDMIYAKLKELNRKMRDAGYVPETRFALYDLEAESKEEILSYHSEKLAVAFVLTRNSRLPIRIMKNLRVCGDCHMAFKYISKIVGRVIILRDSNRFHHFDEGKCSCGDYW, encoded by the coding sequence ATGCTCCGGTTTCTCTTCCTATCTACTCAAATTCCCATGCGTGTTACCTGCAACTCAACACTTGCTTTTACTTCATTCGCCCCTTCACTTTTTACCACGAGCGCCACTAACCAACATCTTTGCAGACCCCATGTCCTCCATTCCTTAATCAACCCTTCTCTTCCTTCTTCAATCCCATTGGAAAACTTGCTTACTCACTATAAAACATCTCAATCTCAACTCTCCTCCCCGCCCTTTTCAGCTTCAAGTTTCGAGCTACGCGAGTCTTTGGTTACGCGGTACAGAGATTCTCGTAGCTTAACCGATGCTAAAGAGTTTCATTTGCAGGTTCTGAAACATGGGTTTAACGAGGATTTGTACTTGTCCAACTCCGTCATCAATGTTTATGTAAGAGCTGGTGATTTATTATCTGCGCGAAAAGTGTTCGACGAAATGCATGAGAGGAATCCGGTTACCTGGGCTTGCTTGATCTCAGGGTACAACCAAAATGGGATGCCTAATGAGGCGTGTGAGGTTTTTAAAGAGATGATTTCTATGGGTGTTTGGCCTACTCATTATGCCTTTGGCAGTGTTCTTCGAGCTTGTCAGGAGCTCGGACCATGTGGTCTTCAATTTGGTTTGCAAATTCACGGGATGATTTCGAAATCTCAATATTCGTTTGATGTAGTTGTTTGTAATGTGATGATATCAATGTATGGGAGTTGTTTGGGGTCCATTGCCGATGCACGTCGCATTTTTGATGACATACAGGCTAAGAATTCAATATCTTGGAACAGTGTTATATCAGTTTATTCGCAAACTGGAGATCCAGTGTCTGCATTCAAGTTGTTCACGAGGATGCAAACAGAGTGTATAGGGTCCAGTTTCAATCCTGATGAATATACATTTGGGAGTTTGATAACTGCCGCTTGTTCATCCATTAATTTTGGTTTATGTTTGCTCGAGCAAATGCTTAGTACGATTACAAAATCTGGGTTTCTTTCAGATCTCTATGTAGGTAGTGCTTTGGTGAATGGATTTGCAAGTTTTGGTTTAACTAACTATGCTACGAAGATTTTTGGGCAAATGAGTTCGAGAAATGTAGTCTCTATGAATGGTTTGATGGTTGGATTGGTTAGGCAGAAATGTGGTGAAGAAGCAGCTAAAGTTTTTATGGAGATGATGAACTTGGTTGATGTAAATTTTGACTCTTACTCTATATTGTTAAGTTCTTTTTCCGAATTTAGCGAGTTAGAACATGGGAGAAGAAAAGGTAGAGAAGTTCACAGTTATTTAATTCGTAGGGGCTTAGATGACACTGTGGTTCCACTTGGAAATGGACTAATTAAAATGTATACTAGATGTGGTGATATTACTGCTGCTACTTCTGTTTTTAGACTTATGGTTAATAAAGATTTGGTCTCTTGGAATACCATGATTTCTGGTCTTGACCAGAATCAGTGTTTTGAAGATGCTGTCTCAACCTTCTACGGAATGAGAAGAACTGGATTAATGCCTTCGAATTACACTGTAATAAGTGCCCTGAGTTCATGTGCAAGCTTGGGGTGGAGGATAAACGGACAACAGATACATGGTGAAGCTCTAAAATTGGGACTTGACGTGGATGTTTCGGTCTCAAATGCTCTTCTTGCATTATATGCCACTATTGGAGGTCCTCCTGAATGCAAGAACATTTTCTCCTTGATGCTGGACCATGATCTAGTTTCATGGAATTCTGTGATTGGAGCATTAGCTGATTCAGAGTCTTCAGTTCCAGAAGCAGTTAAATGCTTTTTGGACATGATGTATTACGGGTGGGTTCCCAACAAAATAACCTTTATAAACATTCTTGTGGCAGCATCATCTCTTTCACTCAGCAAATTGAACCATCAGATACATGCTCTAGTAATTAAACACTGTCTCGCAAATGACAGATCTATCGAGAATGCACTTTTGGCTTGTTATGGAAAGTGCGGGGAGATGGATGAATGCGAGAAGATCTTTTCCAGGATGTCTGAGAGAAGAGATGAAGCTAGTTGGAATTCCATGATATCTGGGTATATACATAATGAGCTATTGGACAAAGCTGTTCATTTAGCCTGGTTTATGATGCAGAAGGGTCAAAAACTGGATGGTTTCACTTTTGCCACTGTTCTAAGCGCCTGTGCTTCAGTCGCAACATTAGAGCACGGCATGGAAGTTCATGCTTGTTCTATAAGAGCTTGTTTAGAATCTGATGTTGTGGTTGGAAGTGCAATTATCGACATGTACTCAAAATGTGGAAGGATAGATTATGCTTCGAGATTTTTCAATATGATGCCAGTAAGGAATGTATATTCTTGGAATTCTATGATATCAGGCTATGCTCGTCATGGACATGGAGACAAAGCTCTTGAGCTCTTTATGCGTATGAAGCTAGATGGTCAATTGCCAGATCATGTAACCTTCGTCGGTGTTTTATCAGCTTGTAGCCATGTGGGATTGGTTGATGAAGGGTTTTCTCATTTCAGCTCTATGAAGGAAGTTTATGGGTTGGCTCCCAAGATGGAGCACTTTTCATGTATGGTGGATCTCCTTGGCCGAGCTGGTGAACTTGACAAAATAGAAGATTTTATAAATACCATGCCAATGAAGCCTAATGTTCTTATTTGGAGGACAGTTTTAGGGGCTTGCTGCCGAACCAATGGCCAAAAGACAGAGTTGGGTCGGAAGGCTGCTGAGATGCTCTTTGAATTGGAACCTCAAAATGCAGCAAACTATGTCCTCCTTGCCAACATGTATGCTTCTGGGGGAAACTGGGATGGTGTAGCAGAGGCCAGGGTGGCAATGAAAAAGGCAGCCGCAAAGAAAGAAGCCGGTTGTAGTTGGGTCAAGATGAAAGATGGCGTCCATGTATTTGTGGCTGGTGATAAATCACACCCGGATAATGATATGATCTATGCAAAACTCAAGGAACTTAACAGAAAAATGAGGGATGCCGGATACGTGCCGGAGACAAGATTTGCGTTGTATGACTTGGAAGCGGAGAGTAAAGAGGAAATCCTGAGCTACCATAGTGAGAAACTGGCAGTGGCATTTGTTCTCACACGCAATTCCAGATTACCGATTAGGATAATGAAAAACCTTCGTGTTTGTGGTGATTGTCACATGGCATTCAAGTATATATCAAAGATTGTTGGTAGGGTAATTATACTACGGGACTCAAAcagatttcatcattttgaTGAGGGTAAGTGTTCATGTGGAGATTACTGGTAA
- the LOC105803411 gene encoding phytochrome C, with protein MSSMSTNKSNCSRSSSARSKQNARVIAQTTIDAKLHVDFEESKRLFDYSTSIDFNISSSTSNVPSSTVSAYLQKMQRGSLIQPFGCLIAVDEQNFTVLAYSENAPEMLDLAPHAVPNIEQQEALTYGSDVRTLFSSPGATALQKAANFGEVNLLNPILVHCKTSGKPFYAILHRIEAALVIDLEPVNPAEVPVTAAGALKSYKLAAKAISRLQSLPSGNISLLCDVLVKEVSDLTGYDRIMVYKFHEDEHGEVIAESRRPDLEPYLGLHYPATDIPQASRFLFMKNKIRMICDCSAQPVKVIQDKGLAQPLSLCGSTLRSPHGCHAQYMASMGSIASLVMSVTINENDDEMDSEQDKGRKLWGLVVCHHTSPRFVPFPLRYACEFLIQVFGVQINKEVDLAAQMREKHILQTQTVLCDMLLRDSPVGIVTKSPNVMDLVKCDGAALYYRQKFWLLGVTPTKAQIRDIAEWLLEYHSSSTGLSTDSLMEAGYPGASVLGEAVCGMAAVKITSKDFLFWFRSHTAKEIKWGGAKHDPGGKDDGRKMHPRSSFKAFLEVVKWRSLPWEDIEMDAIHSLQLILKGSLQDEVADDSKMIVNVPSIDDRIQRVDELRIVTNEMVRLIETAAVPIFAVDSSGNINGWNSKAAELTDLTIEQAIGMPLFDLVEDDSVDVVKNMLSLALEGIEERSIEIKLRTFGCQENNGPIILVVNACCSRDLKENVVGICFVGQDLTSQKMAMNKYTRVQGDYVGIMRNPSALIPPIFMIDEVGRCLEWNDAMQKLTGMKREEAIDRMLLGEVFTVDKFGCRVKDHDTFTKLRILFNGITAGEDADKLLFGFFDQEGKFVEVLLSASRRTDANGRITGILCFLHVASPELQYALQVQKISEQAAASSLNKLAYIRQELRKPLKGIVLMQGLMGDSDLSSNQRQLLRTSVMCREQMAKIVDDTDIESIEECYMEMDSGEFNLGEALEAVLKQVMLMSQERQVQVIQDLPPEVSSMYLYGDNLRLQQVLSDFLTNALLFTPVFEESSVSFRVIPRKERIGTKIQIVYLEFRITHPAPGIPEDLIREMFHQRQGVSREGLGLYISQKLVKIMNGTVQYLREAERSSFIIFLEFPLARLLGHH; from the exons ATGTCATCCATGTCAACAAACAAGAGTAACTGTTCTAGGAGCAGTTCGGCACGGTCAAAGCAAAATGCTCGTGTGATTGCGCAAACCACAATCGATGCCAAGCTACATGTGGATTTTGAAGAGTCCAAGAGGCTCTTTGATTACTCCACTTCTATTGACTTCAACATTTCAAGTTCAACCAGTAATGTTCCATCTTCTACTGTGTCAGCTTACCTTCAAAAGATGCAAAGAGGGAGTCTAATTCAGCCCTTTGGTTGCTTAATTGCTGTTGATGAGCAAAACTTCACTGTTCTTGCTTATAGTGAAAACGCTCCAGAAATGTTGGACTTGGCGCCTCATGCTGTTCCAAACATAGAGCAGCAAGAGGCTCTGACTTATGGAAGTGATGTGAGAACACTGTTTAGTTCTCCTGGTGCAACGGCCTTGCAGAAAGCTGCTAATTTTGGGGAAGTTAACCTTCTCAATCCGATCTTGGTTCATTGTAAAACATCAGGCAAGCCCTTTTATGCCATTTTGCATAGGATCGAAGCTGCGCTTGTTATAGATCTAGAACCAGTTAACCCAGCCGAGGTGCCAGTAACAGCTGCTGGCGCATTGAAGTCCTATAAGCTGGCAGCGAAAGCCATTTCAAGGTTGCAGTCCTTGCCAAGTGGGAACATATCTCTGTTATGTGATGTTTTAGTTAAGGAAGTTAGTGATTTGACAGGTTATGATAGGATAATGGTTTATAAATTTCATGAAGACGAACATGGAGAAGTAATTGCTGAAAGCCGTAGACCTGATTTGGAACCTTATCTAGGCTTGCACTACCCAGCTACTGACATACCACAAGCCTCAAGATTCCTTttcatgaaaaacaaaattagaatgaTATGTGATTGTTCTGCCCAACCAGTTAAGGTGATTCAAGACAAAGGATTAGCTCAACCATTAAGTCTCTGTGGATCCACGTTAAGATCTCCTCATGGGTGTCATGCACAGTATATGGCAAGTATGGGGTCAATTGCATCTCTTGTGATGTCAGTAACTATCAATGAGAATGATGATGAGATGGACAGTGAACAAGACAAGGGAAGAAAATTGTGGGGATTAGTGGTCTGCCACCACACTAGCCCCAGATTTGTTCCATTCCCACTGAGATATGCCTGTGAGTTTCTTATACAAGTATTTGGAGTGCAAATTAACAAGGAAGTGGATTTGGCGGCCCAAATGAGGGAGAAGCATATTCTGCAAACCCAGACTGTGCTTTGTGACATGCTGTTGAGAGATTCCCCTGTAGGAATTGTTACTAAATCTCCGAATGTTATGGATCTTGTTAAGTGTGATGGGGCCGCACTTTACTACAGACAGAAATTTTGGTTGCTTGGAGTTACCCCTACAAAGGCACAAATTAGGGATATAGCAGAATGGCTTCTTGAGTACCATAGTAGTAGTACGGGCTTAAGTACTGATAGCCTTATGGAAGCTGGCTATCCAGGTGCTTCAGTTCTTGGAGAGGCAGTTTGTGGGATGGCTGCTGTTAAGATCACTTCTAAAGACTTCCTGTTTTGGTTTCGGTCCCATACAGCTAAAGAGATCAAATGGGGTGGTGCAAAGCATGATCCTGGTGGCAAGGATGATGGAAGAAAGATGCATCCAAGATCATCATTCAAGGCTTTTCTGGAGGTTGTCAAGTGGCGTAGCCTGCCTTGGGAGGATATAGAAATGGATGCAATTCATTCCTTACAGCTGATATTGAAAGGATCCTTGCAAGACGAGGTTGCTGATGATTCCAAAATGATTGTGAATGTACCATCCATTGATGACAGGATTCAGAGGGTGGATGAACTGCGTATTGTCACTAATGAAATGGTCCGCCTGATTGAGACTGCTGCTGTCCCAATCTTCGCTGTTGATTCCTCTGGTAACATAAATGGATGGAACTCTAAAGCGGCAGAACTCACTGACCTGACTATTGAGCAAGCAATTGGCATGCCATTGTTTGATCTTGTTGAGGATGATTCAGTTGATGTTGTCAAGAACATGCTTTCATTAGCCCTAGAAG GTATAGAAGAACGAAGCATTGAAATCAAGCTTAGGACTTTTGGTTGTCAGGAAAATAATGGACCTATCATCTTGGTTGTTAATGCATGTTGTAGTCGAGACTTAAAGGAAAATGTTGTTGGAATTTGCTTTGTTGGGCAAGATCTCACCAGCCAAAAGATGGCCATGAACAAATATACGCGTGTCCAAGGTGACTATGTTGGTATTATGAGGAACCCATCTGCTCTTATTCCcccaatttttatgattgatgAGGTTGGCAGATGCTTGGAGTGgaatgatgcaatgcaaaagtTGACTGGTATGAAGAGGGAAGAAGCCATTGATAGGATGCTTCTAGGGGAGGTTTTTACAGTAGACAAGTTCGGCTGTAGGGTGAAGGATCATGACACCTTTACCAAACTCAGGATATTATTCAATGGGATAACTGCTGGTGAGGATGCAGATAAACTATTATTTGGGTTCTTTGATCAGGAGGGTAAATTTGTTGAAGTATTACTCTCAGCAAGCAGGAGGACTGATGCTAATGGAAGGATCACTGGGATTTTGTGTTTTTTGCATGTGGCTAGCCCGGAGCTTCAGTATGCTTTACAAGTGCAGAAGATATCTGAACAGGCAGCAGCTAGTAGCCTCAATAAGTTGGCTTACATCCGTCAAGAACTCAGGAAGCCTTTGAAGGGGATTGTATTAATGCAGGGTCTGATGGGGGATTCCGATTTGAGTAGCAATCAGAGGCAGCTTCTGAGGACAAGTGTAATGTGTCGGGAACAAATGGCCAAGATTGTTGATGACACAGACATTGAAAGCATTGAGGAGTG CTACATGGAAATGGACTCCGGGGAGTTTAACCTTGGAGAAGCCTTGGAAGCTGTCTTGAAACAAGTTATGTTAATGAGCCAAGAGCGGCAAGTTCAGGTGATCCAAGATTTACCTCCTGAAGTCTCATCCATGTACTTGTATGGAGACAATTTGAGGCTTCAGCAAGTCCTTTCAGATTTTTTGACAAATGCACTCCTCTTCACTCCTGTGTTTGAGGAATCATCGGTTTCATTCAGGGTAATTCCTCGGAAGGAACGTATTGGGACGAAGATACAAATTGTTTATCTTGAATTTCG GATCACTCATCCAGCACCAGGTATCCCCGAAGATTTAATTCGGGAGATGTTTCACCAGAGGCAGGGTGTCTCAAGGGAAGGTCTTGGCCTATACATCAGTCAGAAGCTTGTAAAGATTATGAATGGTACTGTGCAATATCTAAGAGAGGCTGAAAGGTCATCCTTCATTATCTTTTTAGAATTTCCATTGGCTCGCCTGCTTGGCCACCATTGA
- the LOC105803412 gene encoding alpha-1,6-mannosyl-glycoprotein 2-beta-N-acetylglucosaminyltransferase — translation MLCIVCSMANCKKLRLKDAALKRLLSVVVVTLLGVLLLIVSLRTNTTPGLSELDEDLSEFTDIQSFSEKLNLPKQNEFSIRLAKINQMPPRNRDLYPKLAKDHITIVLYVHNRPQYLQVVVKSLSKVVGISETLLIVSHDGYFEDMNKIVEGIKFCQVKQIFAPFSPHVFPDSFPGVSSNDCKEKDDAGKKHCVGSPDQYGNHRSPRIVSLKHHWWWMMNTVWDGLKETRGHNGHILFIEEDHFIYPNAYRNLQLLVSLKPIKCPDCYAANLAPCDVNLRGEGWDSLIAERMGNVGYAFNWTVWRKIHRKAKEFCFFDDYNWDITMWATVYPSFGSPVYTLRGPRTSAVHFGKCGLHQGQGQTNACIDNGSVNMQVDDIDRVANIRSEWGVHVYDNQPGYKAGFKGWGGWGDDRDRQLCLNFAQMYHSYNTSLSAVTMS, via the coding sequence ATGTTGTGTATTGTTTGTTCTATGGCTAATTGCAAGAAACTGCGTTTGAAAGATGCAGCTCTTAAACGTTTGCTATCTGTAGTTGTAGTTACCTTATTAGGAGTTTTACTTTTGATAGTTTCTCTTAGGACCAATACAACACCAGGTTTAAGTGAATTAGATGAAGATTTAAGTGAATTCACTGATATTCAGAGCTTTAGTGAGAAACTCAACCTTCCTAAACAGAATGAGTTTTCGATTCGATTGGCAAAGATAAACCAGATGCCCCCTAGGAATAGAGATCTGTATCCTAAGTTAGCTAAAGATCATATAACCATTGTTTTATACGTGCATAATCGGCCGCAATATCTCCAAGTGGTTGTTAAGAGCTTGTCCAAGGTTGTGGGCATAAGTGAAACATTGTTGATAGTTAGCCACGATGGCTACTTTGAAGACATGAATAAGATTGTGGAAGGGATCAAATTTTGCCAAGTGAAGCAGATATTTGCCCCGTTTTCGCCTCATGTGTTTCCCGACAGTTTTCCAGGTGTTTCATCAAATGACTGTAAGGAAAAAGATGATGCTGGGAAGAAACATTGTGTTGGGAGTCCTGATCAGTATGGGAACCACCGGTCTCCGAGGATAGTTTCTTTGAAGCATCATTGGTGGTGGATGATGAACACTGTGTGGGATGGGTTGAAGGAGACCAGAGGGCACAATGGGCATATTCTTTTCATAGAGGAGGATCACTTCATTTACCCCAACGCATATCGCAACCTACAGCTTCTTGTTTCGCTGAAGCCTATCAAATGCCCGGATTGCTATGCTGCAAATCTGGCACCTTGTGATGTGAATTTAAGAGGGGAAGGATGGGATAGTTTGATTGCAGAGAGAATGGGAAATGTAGGTTATGCCTTCAATTGGACTGTTTGGAGAAAAATCCACAGGAAGGCTAAAGAGTTTTGCTTCTTTGATGATTACAATTGGGATATAACAATGTGGGCGACAGTCTATCCTTCGTTTGGCAGTCCAGTGTACACGTTACGAGGTCCAAGGACTAGTGCAGTTCACTTCGGGAAATGCGGTTTGCATCAGGGCCAAGGGCAGACTAATGCTTGCATTGATAATGGATCAGTGAACATGCAAGTAGATGACATTGATAGGGTTGCTAATATCAGATCAGAATGGGGTGTCCATGTGTATGACAATCAACCTGGGTATAAAGCTGGGTTTAAGGGCTGGGGTGGCTGGGGGGATGACAGAGATCGTCAATTATGCTTGAATTTCGCTCAAATGTACCATTCGTACAACACTTCTCTTTCAGCTGTGACGATGAGTTGA